The sequence below is a genomic window from Bacillus alveayuensis.
AGGCCTGTATCGTCATTGATAAATATCATGTGGTGCAAAAGGTGACACATGCACTTGACCAAGTTAGAAAGAAAACTCCTGGACTAAAAAAGGGACGGTTTAAACTCTTGAAAGGTTCTGAAAAGTTAACGGCTAATGAAAAACAACAATTAGATGAGATGCTCAAAGAGCATTCAGAATTGTCATATGCCTATTTTCTAAAAGAACTCTTTAGAGAAATATACCAAGTGAATGACTATGATACAGCTGATTCACTCTTAGAAGAATGGATTCAACTCGCATGGAGCAGCCCATTTCCTTCATTTCATCAAGTTGCCAAGACGATAGAAAATTGGAAGGCACAAATTTTACAATATTTTCTTACACCTTTTACGAATGGCCGGATTGAAGGTACAAACCATAAGATTAAGAACATCAAAAGACGTGCTTTTGGCTTCAGAAACCTTGAAAGATTTCGGCTACGTGTATTTTTGGAATGTACAGGTAAAACTTATAAAAATCAGGTTGCTTAACCATGCCCTTCATCAGCTTTCCGCATTGTAGTTGGTAGAATGGAAGCCGTCAAGGAAAGCACTTGACCGCTTCCATTCTACCAACTTAGTGGTCTGCAAGCTGACGAAGGAGCTACTCTAGATTGAGTATCAACCTCGCTAACTTATTTCCGGAATTGTGTGAACATCACAGAATATGGTGATGAGACATATTTTCTAATTATGTAATAAATTAGTCTTAATCAACGTGATTGATTCTTCCCAAATATCTAATAGATTACTCTTTTTATGGTAGTTTGGTATCAGATTTTTAATGTTAAAGTATAAAAGACAAATAGAGAGTTTTCCCTTACAATGGAGAATTAATATCTACTTTTTCCTAATTTCAATCACAGGTAACTAAAAGAATCTATTTTATTACAATTTTTAAAAAATTTATTCGTAACGTAATGCATCAATTGGATCTAATTTTGCTGCTTTATTTGCTGGTAACAAGCCAAAAATAATACCTATGGCCATAGAGAAAAATAATCCTCCTAGAATAACAGGTAAAGAAATTAATGATGGCCATTTTGCTATATAAGAAATTAAGTTTGCAAATATAACTCCTAAAATAATACCGATAACCCCTCCAATTAATGTCAAAATAACAGATTCAATAAGAAACTGTAAGAGAATATTAGCTCTCGTTGCTCCCAAAGCTTTTCTAATCCCAATTTCTTTTGTTCGTTCTGTTACTGAAACTAGCATGATATTCATCACACCTATTCCGCCTACTAATAAAGAAATGCTAGCAATTCCACCAATAATCATCGTCATAACTCTAGTAATAATGGAAATTCCCTGTTCAATTTCCTTCATGTTAAATACCTGATACTCTCCTTCCACATCTTTAATACTATTTAAAACATCGACTGCTTTTTTTCCTGCAACCCCTAATGTATCCACACTTTTTGCCTTAATCGTTATAGATTTAACCTCATCCGTCCCAAATAAAATCGGCCACGTAGTAAGGGGAATCATTACTTTTGGCATCGCTAGGTTCATAGCACCATCTGATTCCTCTACCACCCCTATCACTTTTAAAGGGATACCCTCTATTTCAATAATTTGTCCAATCGGATTTACCGATAAAAAAAGTTCCTTTGCTACATCTTCATTGATAATAGCTACTTTCTTACCTTGTTCTATATCTGGTAGATTGATTAATCTCCCTTCTTTAGCAGTTATAGAATGAACATCGTAATAAGCTTTTGTTATACCGATAATCTGACTATCAATGCTCTCCTTAAAGAAATAAATTTTGGCTGTGTGTGTCGTTGATGGAATTACTTGTGAAATCTCAGGTATCTGTTTTAAATGATAGATATCCTCTTCTGTAAACAAGGGTTGATTATCCATTCCCTCTAATGCATATAAAGCTCCTTCACCAGGACTATAGGTAATTTCTAATGTGTTATTACCAGATCCAGCAAATTGAGTTTTTAGTGCTGCTTCTCCTCCTTGGCCAATAGCTACAACAATAATAACAGATCCAACTCCGATGATGATTCCAATAATAGTTAAAAAAGAACGAAGTTTATGTGTAGAAAAAGATGACAAGGCCATGTTAATGTTATCCAAGATATTCAAGTTAAATCCTCCTGTCTTGAATAATTCGTCCGTCTCTAATGTTTATCACCCTGTTGGCATAAGCAGCAACATCTTTTTCATGAGTAATAACTATTACTGTGACACCTTCTTTATTAAGTTCTAAAAATAAATCCATAATTTGTGCACCTGTTTTTGTATCAAGTGCTCCAGTTGGTTCATCTGCTAATATTATTTTGGGTTTATTTACCAACGCACGTGCTATAGCTACTCTTTGTTTTTGTCCTCCTGATAACTGATTCGGAAGATAATCCATTCGTTCTGATAAACCAACTTTTTTAAGAGCTATTGTAGCTCTTACTATTCTTTCTTTTTTAGGTAAATTCGAATAAATAAGAGGAAGTTCTACATTCTTTATAGCGGTTAACCTAGGAAATAAATGGAACTGTTGAAATACAAACCCTATCAAATTATTTCTAAGTTGAGATTGTATAGTTTGATTCAATTGAGATGTATCTTCTCCATCAAGGATATATTGACCTAAACTTGGTTTATCTAATAAGCCTAATATATTCATTAAAGTAGACTTTCCAGATCCCGATGGACCCATAATTGAAACAAATTCACCTTTTTCAATTGTTAAATTTATATCTTCAAGAATCCTTAATTGTTCCTGACCATTTTTTAACGACTTGTATACACTATTTAGTTGTATCATTCACTTTCACTTCCATGTTATTTGATAACTGATTCAACTTATTTGTAATAATAGTTTCTCCTTCTTTAACTCCACTAACAATTTCAATCCATTGACTATGAGTTTCACCTGTTACCACTTCTCTCATCTTTGCAATACCCTTGTTTTCGATGAAAATATACGATTTATCATCTACTGTTTTCACACTTTCAGATGGAACAACAAGAGTCTTTTCTTTTTCAATCTCAATCTCAACGGAAACATGAAAACCAATTTGAAGTTCACTTGGAACATTTTCTATTGATGCAGAAAATATATAAGAGGCCACGCTTTCATTATTGTTTGCTCCTTCTATTGGAACGGTTTCAATACTTTTGATTTGGCCTTGATACGTCTTATTAGGAAATGCTTTGGGTCTTATCGTAACAGGTTGTCCAACTTTTAGAAAATTTACATCATACTCAGTAATTGTACCTTTAATGATATAAGGATCCGTAGAAATGATATACATAAAGGGGGATTGATTTGCTACACTTGAATCTTCATTAATATCTTTTACCACACCAGTAATTGGACTCTTAACAACCAATTGGTTTTTTTTCTCTTGTGTACTTTCAATTTGATTTAAAATTTCACTATAGTCTAAGTTACTTAGTCTATTTTGATATTCTATATCTTCCTTCTCTCTTGTTAACTGTTTAATGGCTTCTTCCGGCAAATCATTTTCTTTTCCTTCCTTAATTTCTTTTTCTAAGCGTTTAATTTTCTTATTTTGTTGCTCTAAATCTATTAGAATTCTCTTTTTTTGAAATTCATATTGTTTGATTTGAATATCTAAGTCATTATTCTTATAACGAAATAATACATTACCTTCGTTAACTTTTTGTCCTTCTTTAACATTTAAATCAACTACTTTGCCCATACTTGTATCTAAGTAAATCTTCTCATCTTGTGAAGGAAATACTTGTCCAGAGGCTAGAATTGTTTTATTAAGTTGTCTAAATTCAACCTTAGCCGTTTTAACTTCCATTACTTCTTTTCGATTATCAAATAATAAATTAATGGATGCTGCACTAACTACAATAAACAAAACAATTCCACTACTAATCCAAATCCATTTTTGTCTCATTATCCCTTAGCCACTTCCCTTAGTCTCTTGCTAATTAAATTTAATTAGTTTTCAAAAACCACTCTAATTCTGTCAAATTTATAATTCCCAATTTTAGCATCTATCTTTTTAAATAGAGTAAAACCCATCTTTTCAAAGAACTTTTTTCCTCCTTTATTCTTTCGTTCTAAATCAGCAAATAATTTACAATTTTTAGGTAGCTGTTCGATAATAGTATTTATTAACATAGTCCCAATTCCTTTTCTTTGATAGATAGGTTCAACGTATATAGCAGCTAAAACAGATTTATTATACCCAAAGTAATTAGGCATAATGTTTACGAAGCCAACTACTCTCTGGTTATATTCCGCAACAAAAAAGATTGTATCTTGTGCTCTCGATTTAATTGCCTGCTTTGAATAACCAATCTTAAGAAACTCCTCTAAAAACTCTTCATCCATTATTCCTTTGTTTGTATCTCTCCAAGTTATTTTAGCTATTCTTTCTACACTTTCTATGTCCTCATCTTTCATCTTACGTACAATATTCATCAAATTCCCCTCCCATCTTACACTAATTATACATATATAGTAAATAATACCAACAAAAAAATAAATATTTCCCAGCAAGAATATTGAAAAGAGAAGTACAAAATATAATAATAAAAAATCCCCCCTATTCTCATGTAGGGAGGACTTACTACTAAATATATTTAATACTTTACCAAATGTCCCTTTAATTACTTTTAAACAGATCCATGTCACAATTAAAACCAAGGATGGAGCGCCACTGTAATGCAGTAACGCTCTAAGAGAAGAAGCACGGCCATGCTTCACTCTTGCTTGTAAATCAAATTCTAACACAATTGTTTACATTTGTAAACTTTTCGCTTCAAAATTATACTAATAAACCATATTTCTCTTTACTCATATTTTTCACATCTCTCCTAAAGATTATTTAACATTAAATCTACCAATTCAGTAAAAATAGAAAAAAGTAAAAAAATGTATGAGTTTGATTAAGAGCCTCTATGGGGTCGTTCGTATAGCAACATAACCCATACCCTAGCCGCATCCGTGGCCTTCGAATCTCCTCCGATCTCCTTCAACCGTTCTAATAAATAATTTTGAACAGCTTGCCATAAAGGAAGAGCTTTATAAGGTACAGGCACAAGCAACCATATCAAAACAATACCTTGTCCACTGAAATTCATTATATTGGGATTTAGAACTATTTCTCTAAAGTACCCACGATTGATTATAATTAAAATGATAAAAGTCTATAGGATTGTAATTTCCATATATTGTCAATTTTTCATTCAGGTTTATAGAATGTATTTTGAC
It includes:
- a CDS encoding transposase (product_source=COG3464; cath_funfam=3.10.290.30; cog=COG3464; pfam=PF01610; superfamily=140415), which encodes MEHQRSYHSTQILLAKKILSNKWVHTVVMDMWDPFHKAVKSIFPEACIVIDKYHVVQKVTHALDQVRKKTPGLKKGRFKLLKGSEKLTANEKQQLDEMLKEHSELSYAYFLKELFREIYQVNDYDTADSLLEEWIQLAWSSPFPSFHQVAKTIENWKAQILQYFLTPFTNGRIEGTNHKIKNIKRRAFGFRNLERFRLRVFLECTGKTYKNQVA
- a CDS encoding putative ABC transport system permease protein (product_source=KO:K02004; cog=COG0577; ko=KO:K02004; pfam=PF02687,PF12704; superfamily=50182; transmembrane_helix_parts=Inside_1_20,TMhelix_21_43,Outside_44_274,TMhelix_275_297,Inside_298_317,TMhelix_318_349,Outside_350_358,TMhelix_359_381,Inside_382_398), coding for MNILDNINMALSSFSTHKLRSFLTIIGIIIGVGSVIIVVAIGQGGEAALKTQFAGSGNNTLEITYSPGEGALYALEGMDNQPLFTEEDIYHLKQIPEISQVIPSTTHTAKIYFFKESIDSQIIGITKAYYDVHSITAKEGRLINLPDIEQGKKVAIINEDVAKELFLSVNPIGQIIEIEGIPLKVIGVVEESDGAMNLAMPKVMIPLTTWPILFGTDEVKSITIKAKSVDTLGVAGKKAVDVLNSIKDVEGEYQVFNMKEIEQGISIITRVMTMIIGGIASISLLVGGIGVMNIMLVSVTERTKEIGIRKALGATRANILLQFLIESVILTLIGGVIGIILGVIFANLISYIAKWPSLISLPVILGGLFFSMAIGIIFGLLPANKAAKLDPIDALRYE
- a CDS encoding putative ABC transport system ATP-binding protein (product_source=KO:K02003; cath_funfam=3.40.50.300; cog=COG1136; ko=KO:K02003; pfam=PF00005; smart=SM00382; superfamily=52540); its protein translation is MIQLNSVYKSLKNGQEQLRILEDINLTIEKGEFVSIMGPSGSGKSTLMNILGLLDKPSLGQYILDGEDTSQLNQTIQSQLRNNLIGFVFQQFHLFPRLTAIKNVELPLIYSNLPKKERIVRATIALKKVGLSERMDYLPNQLSGGQKQRVAIARALVNKPKIILADEPTGALDTKTGAQIMDLFLELNKEGVTVIVITHEKDVAAYANRVINIRDGRIIQDRRI
- a CDS encoding HlyD family secretion protein (product_source=KO:K02005; cath_funfam=2.40.50.100; cog=COG0845; ko=KO:K02005; pfam=PF16576; superfamily=51230; tigrfam=TIGR01730; transmembrane_helix_parts=Inside_1_4,TMhelix_5_27,Outside_28_374) gives rise to the protein MRQKWIWISSGIVLFIVVSAASINLLFDNRKEVMEVKTAKVEFRQLNKTILASGQVFPSQDEKIYLDTSMGKVVDLNVKEGQKVNEGNVLFRYKNNDLDIQIKQYEFQKKRILIDLEQQNKKIKRLEKEIKEGKENDLPEEAIKQLTREKEDIEYQNRLSNLDYSEILNQIESTQEKKNQLVVKSPITGVVKDINEDSSVANQSPFMYIISTDPYIIKGTITEYDVNFLKVGQPVTIRPKAFPNKTYQGQIKSIETVPIEGANNNESVASYIFSASIENVPSELQIGFHVSVEIEIEKEKTLVVPSESVKTVDDKSYIFIENKGIAKMREVVTGETHSQWIEIVSGVKEGETIITNKLNQLSNNMEVKVNDTTK
- a CDS encoding GNAT superfamily N-acetyltransferase (product_source=COG0454; cath_funfam=3.40.630.30; cog=COG0454; pfam=PF00583; superfamily=55729) produces the protein MNIVRKMKDEDIESVERIAKITWRDTNKGIMDEEFLEEFLKIGYSKQAIKSRAQDTIFFVAEYNQRVVGFVNIMPNYFGYNKSVLAAIYVEPIYQRKGIGTMLINTIIEQLPKNCKLFADLERKNKGGKKFFEKMGFTLFKKIDAKIGNYKFDRIRVVFEN